From the genome of Psychroserpens ponticola, one region includes:
- a CDS encoding FecR family protein encodes MNKEELIQKWLDHNLNAQELEAFKQLEDYEALTKLDTNLKHFKAPEHNTSESLEQVLSTIKSNPLNKTNWISTAMKIAAVFVICFGVYFYTTTLDTTFNTIASQKQSIELPDTSVVELNAMSTLAFNKSNWTSKREVTLQGEAFFKVAKGSQFDVKTEDGIISVLGTQFNVKQRDNYFEVICYEGKVAVTYKANTAKLLPGDSFFILDGKLFTTEKENQSTPSWLQNQSRFKSLPYREVIAEFERQHDVLISLENIDDSQLFTGSFTHNDIEIALKSITLPLHLTYSKTDNIITLKRE; translated from the coding sequence ATGAATAAAGAAGAACTCATACAAAAGTGGTTAGATCATAACCTTAATGCACAAGAACTTGAAGCTTTCAAACAGCTTGAAGATTATGAAGCATTAACGAAGCTAGACACTAATCTTAAACACTTCAAAGCTCCAGAACACAATACTTCTGAGAGTTTAGAACAAGTATTGAGTACTATTAAATCGAACCCTCTAAACAAAACAAATTGGATCTCAACTGCCATGAAAATAGCAGCTGTTTTTGTGATATGTTTTGGCGTTTATTTTTATACAACAACTTTAGATACTACATTTAATACCATTGCGTCTCAAAAACAATCTATTGAATTACCAGACACCTCAGTAGTTGAACTTAATGCGATGTCTACACTAGCATTTAATAAAAGTAATTGGACAAGTAAAAGAGAGGTAACTTTACAAGGTGAAGCATTTTTCAAAGTCGCAAAAGGCTCACAATTTGATGTAAAAACTGAAGATGGTATCATTTCTGTTTTAGGAACACAGTTTAATGTAAAACAACGCGACAATTATTTTGAAGTAATTTGTTACGAAGGAAAAGTTGCCGTTACTTATAAAGCTAACACAGCCAAATTATTACCTGGAGATTCATTCTTCATATTAGATGGGAAATTATTTACTACTGAAAAAGAAAATCAATCTACTCCATCATGGTTACAAAACCAAAGTCGTTTTAAAAGCTTACCATATAGAGAGGTTATTGCTGAGTTTGAAAGACAACACGACGTACTTATTTCACTTGAAAATATTGACGATTCGCAATTATTCACAGGAAGTTTTACTCATAATGATATTGAAATTGCCTTAAAATCCATTACTTTACCGTTACATTTAACGTACAGTAAAACTGACAATATCATTACATTAAAACGTGAGTAA
- a CDS encoding RNA polymerase sigma factor: MSKPLKDNICDERLFSSLFNKYSEDLTNFLFYKFGGTLDPKDKAQEAFVKLWENCGKIAPNKAKSFLFTTANNLMLNAYAHQKVVRKHEQIKPKFSTNETPEFLLQEKEYQKKLNTAISNLTDAQRVAFLMNRVEGKRFKEIAQLLDISTKAVEKRIYGALKKLREDIDEL; encoded by the coding sequence ATGTCAAAACCGCTTAAAGACAATATTTGTGATGAACGGTTATTTTCATCACTATTTAATAAATATTCTGAAGATCTAACTAACTTCTTATTTTATAAGTTTGGTGGCACTCTAGACCCTAAAGACAAAGCTCAGGAAGCTTTTGTAAAGCTTTGGGAAAACTGCGGAAAAATAGCACCAAATAAAGCCAAAAGTTTTCTGTTTACCACTGCAAATAATTTAATGCTTAATGCCTATGCACATCAAAAGGTAGTCCGAAAACATGAGCAAATAAAACCTAAATTTAGTACAAACGAAACACCTGAATTTCTATTACAAGAAAAAGAATATCAAAAAAAATTGAATACTGCAATTTCAAATTTAACCGATGCGCAACGTGTGGCTTTTTTAATGAATAGAGTCGAAGGAAAACGTTTTAAAGAGATTGCACAATTACTAGATATTTCGACTAAAGCTGTTGAAAAACGAATCTATGGCGCGTTAAAAAAATTAAGAGAAGATATTGATGAATTATAA
- the ffh gene encoding signal recognition particle protein yields MFNNLSEKLDKALHVLKGHGSITEVNVAETLKEVRRALLDADVNFKIAKEFTNKVKEKALGQDVLTSLQPGQLMVKLVKDELTELMGGDAEGINLSGTPSVILMSGLQGSGKTTFSGKLANYLKNKKTKKPLLVACDVYRPAAIDQLHVVGDQIGIEVYSDKGNSDPIAIAQAGIAHAKANGHNVVIIDTAGRLAVDEAMMTEISNIHKAIQPQETLFVVDSMTGQDAVNTAKAFNDILNFDGVILTKLDGDTRGGAAISIKSVVNKPIKFIGTGEKMEAIDVFYPSRMADRILGMGDVVSLVERAQEQYDEEEARKIQKKIAKNQFGLDDFLKQIQQIKKMGNMKDLIGMIPGAGKMMKDVDIDDDAFKGIEAIIHSMTPDERSNPAVIDSNRKKRIGKGSGTSVQEVNQLLKQFNQMSKMMKMMQGGKGKAMMQAMKGMK; encoded by the coding sequence ATGTTTAATAATTTAAGTGAAAAGTTAGATAAGGCGTTACATGTTTTAAAAGGTCATGGAAGCATAACAGAAGTTAATGTTGCAGAAACTTTAAAGGAAGTTCGTAGAGCATTATTAGATGCCGATGTTAACTTTAAAATTGCTAAAGAGTTTACTAATAAAGTTAAAGAGAAAGCTTTAGGTCAAGATGTTTTAACAAGTTTACAGCCAGGACAATTAATGGTGAAACTTGTAAAGGATGAACTTACTGAGCTTATGGGAGGTGATGCTGAAGGAATTAATCTTTCAGGAACTCCAAGTGTAATTTTAATGTCTGGTCTTCAAGGTTCTGGTAAAACAACTTTTTCAGGAAAATTAGCGAATTATTTAAAAAACAAAAAAACTAAAAAACCATTGTTAGTTGCCTGTGATGTCTATCGTCCTGCAGCAATAGATCAGTTACATGTTGTAGGAGATCAAATAGGAATTGAGGTTTATAGTGATAAAGGAAATAGCGATCCAATTGCTATTGCTCAAGCAGGTATTGCTCATGCAAAGGCAAATGGACATAATGTCGTTATTATTGATACAGCTGGTCGTTTGGCTGTAGATGAGGCAATGATGACCGAAATATCTAACATTCATAAAGCAATTCAACCGCAAGAAACACTTTTTGTTGTCGATTCTATGACAGGTCAAGATGCTGTAAATACAGCAAAAGCATTTAATGACATCCTAAATTTTGATGGTGTTATTTTGACTAAATTAGATGGTGATACTCGAGGTGGAGCTGCCATTTCTATTAAATCTGTAGTTAATAAACCAATTAAATTTATTGGTACAGGTGAGAAGATGGAAGCTATTGATGTGTTCTATCCATCACGTATGGCAGATCGTATCTTAGGAATGGGAGATGTTGTGTCTCTTGTTGAAAGAGCGCAAGAACAATATGATGAAGAAGAAGCGAGAAAAATTCAGAAGAAGATTGCTAAAAATCAATTTGGCTTAGATGATTTCTTAAAGCAGATTCAACAAATCAAGAAGATGGGTAATATGAAAGACCTTATCGGAATGATTCCTGGAGCTGGGAAAATGATGAAAGATGTTGATATTGATGATGATGCTTTTAAAGGAATTGAAGCTATTATTCATTCTATGACACCTGATGAACGTTCTAATCCTGCAGTTATAGATTCTAATAGAAAAAAACGTATAGGAAAAGGATCTGGAACATCAGTTCAAGAAGTGAATCAATTGTTGAAACAATTCAACCAAATGAGTAAAATGATGAAGATGATGCAAGGCGGAAAAGGAAAAGCAATGATGCAAGCCATGAAAGGTATGAAATAA